From Alteromonas australica, one genomic window encodes:
- a CDS encoding succinate dehydrogenase iron-sulfur subunit, whose product MQKTFSIYRYNPEVDAKPRMQDYTLEVEEGQDMMVLDALLALKEQDPTLSFRRSCREGVCGSDGVNMNGKNGLACITPLSALGNGKVVVRPLPGLPVVRDLVVDMTQFYTQYEKIKPFLINDQKQPPAREHLQSPEERAKLDGLYECILCACCSTSCPSFWWNPDKFIGPAGLLHAYRFLIDSRDTATDERLNDLDDAFSVFRCHGIMNCVSVCPKGLNPTKAIGHIKSMLLQRAV is encoded by the coding sequence ATGCAAAAAACTTTTTCGATTTATCGTTATAACCCAGAAGTAGACGCTAAGCCTCGCATGCAAGACTACACTCTAGAAGTAGAGGAAGGTCAGGACATGATGGTGCTCGACGCACTACTAGCACTTAAAGAGCAGGATCCGACGCTTTCATTCCGTCGTTCTTGCCGTGAAGGTGTATGTGGTTCAGATGGTGTTAACATGAACGGCAAAAACGGCCTAGCATGTATCACACCATTATCGGCATTGGGTAATGGTAAGGTTGTGGTTCGTCCATTACCGGGTTTACCTGTAGTACGTGACCTTGTCGTAGACATGACACAGTTCTACACTCAATACGAAAAGATTAAGCCATTCTTAATCAACGACCAAAAACAGCCGCCTGCACGAGAACATCTTCAGTCTCCTGAAGAACGTGCTAAGCTTGATGGACTATACGAGTGTATTCTTTGTGCATGTTGTTCTACGTCGTGCCCGTCTTTCTGGTGGAACCCTGATAAATTCATTGGTCCTGCTGGTTTGCTTCACGCTTATCGATTCTTAATTGATAGCCGAGATACGGCCACTGATGAACGTCTTAACGACCTTGATGACGCATTCAGCGTATTCCGCTGCCACGGCATCATGAACTGTGTAAGCGTATGCCCGAAAGGATTGAACCCGACAAAAGCAATTGGACATATTAAGTCTATGCTTTTACAACGGGCTGTTTAG
- the sdhA gene encoding succinate dehydrogenase flavoprotein subunit, which yields MSLPVHEFDAVVIGAGGAGMRAALQISQSGKSCALLSKVFPTRSHTVSAQGGITVALGNSHEDNWEWHMYDTVKGSDYIGDQDAIEYMCKTGPEAIIEMENMGLPFSRFENGKIYQRPFGGQSKNFGGEQGARTAAAADRTGHALLHLLYQQNVKNKTKVFSEWYALDLVKNQDGDVVGCTAIDIETGEVVYFKSRAVVLATGGAGRIYASTTNAHINTGDGVGMALRAGVAVQDMEMWQFHPTGIAGAGTLVTEGCRGEGGYLLNKDGERFMERYAPNAKDLAGRDVVARSMMTEIREGRGCEGPWGTHLKLKLDHLGKDVLESRLPGILELSRTFAHVDPVKEPIPVIPTCHYMMGGIPTTVDGQCLTVDADGNDKVVNGLFACGEIACVSVHGANRLGGNSLLDLVVFGRATGLHLGTTLSEMAPTRDASESDLDASMTRFNRWENSEKGKGEDPVQIKKDLQQCMQLNFSVFREGDAMAEGLRELSEIRERLKHARLDDKSSDFNTQRIECLELDNLMETAYSTAVAANFRTESRGAHSRFDFPDRDDENWLCHSIYDPNTDKMLTRDVNMAPKLREAFPPKVRSY from the coding sequence ATGAGTTTACCCGTTCACGAGTTTGATGCAGTAGTAATTGGAGCTGGTGGCGCAGGCATGCGTGCAGCACTACAGATTTCGCAATCTGGTAAATCATGTGCACTGTTATCAAAAGTTTTTCCAACCCGTTCTCATACTGTGTCTGCACAGGGTGGTATTACCGTCGCATTAGGTAATTCACACGAAGACAATTGGGAATGGCACATGTACGACACCGTGAAAGGTTCTGATTATATCGGTGACCAAGACGCGATTGAATACATGTGTAAAACTGGCCCAGAAGCGATTATCGAAATGGAGAACATGGGTTTACCCTTCTCACGTTTCGAAAACGGTAAAATTTACCAGCGTCCTTTTGGTGGTCAGTCTAAGAATTTTGGTGGAGAGCAGGGCGCCCGTACTGCGGCAGCCGCTGACCGTACAGGTCATGCACTTCTTCATCTTCTTTACCAACAAAACGTAAAGAACAAAACAAAGGTATTTTCTGAGTGGTATGCCCTCGACCTTGTTAAAAACCAAGATGGCGATGTTGTTGGTTGTACTGCTATCGATATCGAGACAGGTGAAGTGGTTTACTTCAAATCACGCGCTGTTGTGTTAGCAACAGGTGGGGCAGGTCGTATCTATGCGTCTACCACTAATGCACACATTAATACCGGTGACGGTGTGGGCATGGCACTTCGTGCTGGTGTTGCTGTTCAAGATATGGAAATGTGGCAATTCCACCCAACAGGTATTGCTGGCGCAGGGACATTGGTAACAGAAGGTTGTCGTGGTGAAGGTGGTTACCTTCTTAACAAAGACGGCGAACGCTTCATGGAGCGCTATGCGCCAAACGCGAAAGACTTAGCGGGTCGTGACGTTGTTGCTCGTTCAATGATGACTGAAATCCGCGAAGGTCGCGGGTGTGAAGGCCCATGGGGAACTCACCTTAAGCTTAAGCTGGATCACTTAGGTAAAGACGTACTTGAGTCACGCTTACCTGGTATTCTTGAATTATCGCGTACGTTTGCCCACGTCGACCCAGTCAAAGAACCTATTCCGGTTATTCCAACTTGTCACTATATGATGGGTGGTATTCCAACTACCGTTGACGGTCAGTGCTTAACTGTTGATGCCGACGGTAATGACAAAGTTGTTAACGGTTTATTCGCTTGTGGTGAGATTGCATGTGTATCTGTTCATGGTGCAAACCGCCTTGGTGGTAACTCTCTATTAGACCTTGTTGTATTCGGTCGTGCGACTGGTTTACACCTTGGTACTACGCTTTCAGAAATGGCACCAACACGTGATGCTTCTGAGTCAGACTTAGACGCATCTATGACGCGCTTCAATCGTTGGGAAAATTCTGAGAAAGGCAAGGGCGAAGATCCTGTTCAAATTAAGAAAGACTTGCAGCAATGCATGCAGCTTAACTTCTCAGTATTCCGTGAGGGTGACGCCATGGCAGAAGGGCTTAGAGAGCTTAGCGAAATTCGCGAGCGTCTTAAGCATGCGCGCCTTGACGACAAGAGTTCAGACTTTAACACTCAGCGTATAGAGTGTCTTGAACTAGATAACCTTATGGAAACCGCGTACAGCACAGCAGTAGCAGCGAACTTCAGAACGGAAAGCCGTGGCGCTCACAGCCGCTTCGACTTCCCAGATCGTGATGATGAAAACTGGTTATGCCACAGTATTTACGATCCGAACACTGATAAAATGCTCACACGTGATGTCAATATGGCGCCTAAGCTTAGGGAAGCATTCCCGCCTAAAGTGCGTTCATATTAA